The genomic stretch GCTGGGGAGCTGCGGTGGTCTCTGTGCTTTTGGGTAAAAAATTAAAGTAGCCCTTTAGGGCTTTTTGTGAAGTAGGTAGGAAACGAGCTCTAAGCCTGCTTCTTCTGACTGTCCCAAAGAAACTGCCTTCctagctgtcctgggttcagcagtagcagtcatttttctccttagtagctagtgcagtgctgtgttttcattttttggcctgggaagagagctgataacgctgatgtttttagttgctgctcaaatgtttggtctggccaaggactttctgagcctcatgctctgctagggaggaggggaggctgggaggaagcagagacaggacacctgacccaaactgaccaaagaggtattccataccacagcacgtcatgcccaggatgtaacggggagttaccctggaagggctggggactgcagggttggatgaggtattggtcggtgctcgccTGTGGGGAGTGGgacgagttattggtcagctggtgttgaggtgttgtattctttcctcttgttatttcttttatcattactattattggtggtagcagtagtggtttgtgttataccttagttactaaactgttcttatctcaacccgtgggagttgcattcttttcaattcttctctccgtccctccaggagcagggggagggcaagaagggggggggagggagtgaacAAGCTGTTGTGGTTGgctttaaaccacgacactagcTGGAGAGTGGATGGCAAAAGTAAAATACGCATTGTGCATCCGTTTGCAGCCACCACACATGCACCGGCGCTTTTGCTACCCAGCTGTGACAAGGGGCTGGTGAAACAAGCTGACAGCTGCCTGGCAGGGAGCTGAATACCGAGGATATAGAGATGTGTCTCCTTAGTGGTGtgaagcaagctgctgctgataAACATCAATGTTCTATACAGAATGTCAGGTTTCAACATTTAGGGTCCCTGCGGGACAGTGCTTATTTGATGGAAGCAATGCGGCAGCCCCCTGACCCCTGAGCAAGGGCCTGCAATGGCTTCTGCTTACCTTCACCCTGCCAAGGGCACCTGCAGGCTGGCAGTACCTGGTCTCACCACAAACACGGCTTATGCAGTCAAAATGTGATGGGTGCTGACAGCAGTGATGGTCACTTTTGCACCCAGATGTGAATGAAGCAAAGATGCCAACCCCAGTGCTGGAGTGCTCTGCATGGAGCCACTCCACTCGTTTTGGGACAGAGACATGGTGGCATCAAGGTTAGGGACAAGCGAGGCCACCCTTATGCAGTGCTATAATGCACAGCCACTGCCTGGCTTGATGGACATGTTGGGTAATAAAAGATCTCTCTTAAAGCAGGGATGAAAAGCGGTAGCTGTGATCCCTGTGCTTTCAGGGAGCACATTTGGGGGCTGAGCGCTCAGCCCTGGAGATGTTTATAGCACTTTAGGTCTGTTTGTGAGGCTGGAGCCTttccaaaaaaatgaaaaaaaaaaaaagagggtggGGGTGGGAAAGAAAGACATATATTATTGTTTATAATCTGCTTTATTCAGCCAAACCTTTCCCCAGCAGCCCTGCGGATTGCTGTTTAAATCCCTTGGTGCCTTTAACTACCGATACAGAAAGTGGTTAATGTGCATTTGCTCTAAGCTTGGCATCTACTCCAGGAAATCACTTTAATTGAGAAGcattaaatgttaaaatgaTTAAAATATTGAAAGCCAACACACCGGTGCCCGTGGTGGAGCTTGGGCCCCCTGGCATGGCTCTTCCACCTCACCTGTGCCTACCAAGTGCTGTGGTGGTACAGCCAGGCAATGGCAGCGGCACCACCATCACCGCATGGTGTCAGGAAAGCTgctggcatcttggggtgccaTGTGGCAGGGATGACAAtacccaccccaaacccaccccccaCACCCGTGCCCGAAAAAAGCCAGCGCATAATGATCCTGCCCCACCCCAGGGGGATGCTGGCTCCTCCATCCGTACAACACGCAGGGGATCCTGATCCCAAACAGCTgatggtgctggagcaggcgaTGCTGGTGGTGGCTGCTGCCATCCCTCCCTAAGGAAGAAAATCCCAAAGACAGCAGTGGCTAAACAGCATCCCAAGTTTATTAGACATCGCTTTCCCTCAAGGCGGAGGGTGTGACTGTACACATCTCATGCCAATGCACCGGAGGCAGGATACAAAAGCAATGCCCTGGGCCCAAATTCAGGGGAGGGAGGGGTCCTTTCTCCCCAGACACATGGCAATAAATAAGGTTTTattctttgatattttttttaattactatttttgttgggttttctttttttcatttttcccccagGAAACAAGACTCTCACCTTCTGGAACTGTACAAAATTTACACTGTGAGGGGAGGGGGTATTTGGCCTTGTGAAagagggatggagagcagcaggCATAGCTTCCCCCTGCTCACCTCCCCACCAGCTGCCTGCGGTACCCGGCGAGGCCGGGAGCTTGGCACAAAGCAGCACCCAAGGCTGGGAGGGGAGGCACATgggtgcagctcctgcagcaccaaCACACCCAGCTGGGGGGCACGGAGGGACAGGGACATACCAGTGATGTGCTTTCttatgtggctttttttttttcttttttcccatttttattctttttttctcctttccttttggaGCTCTTCCTCCCCCGCCTCCCCTCCAGCCTCTGGCAGCAGCCACTCAACTGGATCCGCCACCAACCCTTCCTGGAAGGGCAGCCTGGGATCATCAGCCATCACCCCAGAGCTGGGGGGAGATGGCGGGGAGGGACCCCGCAGCCAGGGcacccctgtggggctggggcagagccacGCACCCTGGGCAATGAGCGTGGAGCTGGATTTGTCACCGGGCTGAATGCCTTCAGCCTGGCCAGGATGGGTGTGGGAGATGGGCAGTGGCCATTGCAcgcccggggtgggggggttgaGGAAGGGGGTGGTGCTGGGTGGACCCAGCCAGGAGCAGACCTCGTGGGGtcccagctgcctgcacccacCCTCGGCCCagtcagccccacagcaccagaGGAGGTTGTTGGCCTATGCCAGGGGGGTGTCACAGCACAATCCCCTCCGTTCCCCACCACGGGGGTGTTTCTGCAGCTGATGAAAtgcctttttcccttctttttggGGGGGAATTGCAATACCCTGAGAGCAAACATTCCCCACCTCTCCCTGCCacccttttccagcacctgcagGTGCTCTCCATGTGCCAGCCCCGAGCACCACGGCAGGCCCTGGCACAGCGCTGCTTGGCCATGAGCATCTCCAGGGAgaggctttttctgttttaattcctTCCCTGCCACATGACCGAGGTAAACCCCGCAGGGATGCGCTGTAAGTGCTCCTGTGTGCCGGGGATAAATCACAGCCGCCCACGGCAGCATCACCCCCGGGCAGCAGGGCAGTGGCCCTGCCTGGACAGGTCCCCGGCCTCGCTAAAATAAACCCTTCTACAATATAGACTTTTCTTTCCGCTGAGGTTCCGGGCAGCGCCAAGTCGCGTTTCAACTCCATATCGAAAAATAACTCTTGAAAATAGCAGCGGTGTTCAAAAGAAGGGGTGCGGGGCTGGGCGGGCCCCGGGACGGACTCTGCCATCCGTGATTGTCCTTCCCTCCCGCCGGCCCGCACCATCACCAGCACCCCGCTGTGCCCAGCCCTGCGCAGGGTCCTCGCCATGCATCCCGTGCGCCGACACCTCTCTTGTGCTTACACCCAAAGGCATCTGtgccccccacacacaccccaagcGCAGCCGCCCAGGGCCATCGCGGATGCTGATCCCTCTCCTTCCAGCCCTCCGGGGCAGATTCCCATGGGAAATCCTGGAAAGGTCAACTGCCGGCAGGCGCCCTCAGTGCTATGCTTGCGGGCTGGGGGGGGAGCGAGGGGGGCCGGAGCGGGGGGGCGAGCGGCGCTTAGAAAGGGGGATGATCCATGTCGTCCAGCCAGGAGGCCGGGCTGGTGGGAAAGTCTGGGTACCCAACGCTGCTCCCCGTGGAGATGTCGGAGGTGGGCCCCCCCCCGGCCATGGCCCGCAGCGTCTGACTCACCCCCTGCGCCCCGTGGGccaccagccccaggctgcCGTCCATGGCGTAGTCCAGCCCGTTGAGCAAGGGCGGGTGGGACGGCAGGGAGGAGATGGAGGACGGCGACTGGGGGAGGCCGTAGGGACTGCCGTCCCGCAAGTCCTGGTACGACTGTCCCGTCCCCTCCATGGGGAAGCTGCCGTTCAGCAACTGTCCTCCTGCCACGTCCCCCACGCTGCCATAAACCCGGTTGGTGTGGCCGAGCTCGGAGAGGATCTGATCTTCTGccggggagaggagggagagcagaggggaagcgTCAGCGCAGGGGGGAGCCCCGCGGCCCCCCTGCCCTGTGCCGGATCCCCGCTCACCACGGAAGCTGAGCTCGCTGTCGCTGACGCCGCAGTCCTCGGCTGAgctctccttctccagcttgcCACCGGCGCGGCTCCGCTTGACGCTCTTGTAGAACTGCCCCCAGCGATGCCGCCCCGCGTCCTTCTTCAGCCGCTTCTCCTTGGCCCGGCGGTTCTGGAACCACACCTGGGGCAGGAAGCGGGGACATTGAGGGCACCGTGGCACCCTGGACCCCTGTATGCCAGCACCCCTGCAACCCAGCACACCAGCACCCATACAATCCAGTCGGCCAGCACGCCAGCAGCCTGGTACCCCTACGTCCAAGCATGCCAGCATTGCTGTACTtctgcaccaccagcaccctgcAACTCCACATGCCAGCACACATGCAACTCAGTCCCCCTGTAACCCATCATGCTAACACGTATGCAACCCAGCTCCCACACACCCATGCAAACCAGCACCCTGTAACTCAGCATCCAGGAACCCCGGCAACCCCTCATGCTAACACCCCTGCAACGCAGCACCCCAAAACCCTGCATGCCAGCACCCCTGCAAGCCAGCTCCCAAGCGCCCATGCCACCCAATACCTCTGCCACCCCTGCATCCCCTGAAGCCCGGTACCCCTGCAACCTAGCACCCCAGTGGGACCCCTGCATCCACCTTCACTAGGGGCAGGGTGAAGAGGAACCTCCCCGTGGCCTCACCTGCACCACCCTCATGTCAAGCCCTGTCTCAGATGAAAGCTGCTCCCGCACATGCCGGGCAGGCTTGGGGGAGTTTTTGTAGGCGTTCTTCAGTGTCTCCAGCTGCTTGGCCGTGATGGTGGTCCGGGGCCGCTTAGCACCCGCCT from Lathamus discolor isolate bLatDis1 chromosome 3, bLatDis1.hap1, whole genome shotgun sequence encodes the following:
- the LHX4 gene encoding LIM/homeobox protein Lhx4 isoform X2; translation: MMQSSALAAEGAVKGFPEILGVPVQQIPQCAGCNQHILDKFILKVLDRHWHSSCLKCADCQMQLADRCFSRAGSVYCKEDFFKRFGTKCTACQQGIPPTQVVRKAQDFVYHLHCFACIICSRQLATGDEFYLMEDGRLVCKEDYETAKQNDDSEAGAKRPRTTITAKQLETLKNAYKNSPKPARHVREQLSSETGLDMRVVQVWFQNRRAKEKRLKKDAGRHRWGQFYKSVKRSRAGGKLEKESSAEDCGVSDSELSFRGERGSGTGQGGRGAPPCADASPLLSLLSPAEDQILSELGHTNRVYGSVGDVAGGQLLNGSFPMEGTGQSYQDLRDGSPYGLPQSPSSISSLPSHPPLLNGLDYAMDGSLGLVAHGAQGVSQTLRAMAGGGPTSDISTGSSVGYPDFPTSPASWLDDMDHPPF
- the LHX4 gene encoding LIM/homeobox protein Lhx4 isoform X1 — translated: MMQSSALAAEGAVKGFPEILGVPVQQIPQCAGCNQHILDKFILKVLDRHWHSSCLKCADCQMQLADRCFSRAGSVYCKEDFFKRFGTKCTACQQGIPPTQVVRKAQDFVYHLHCFACIICSRQLATGDEFYLMEDGRLVCKEDYETAKQNDDSEAGAKRPRTTITAKQLETLKNAYKNSPKPARHVREQLSSETGLDMRVVQVWFQNRRAKEKRLKKDAGRHRWGQFYKSVKRSRAGGKLEKESSAEDCGVSDSELSFREDQILSELGHTNRVYGSVGDVAGGQLLNGSFPMEGTGQSYQDLRDGSPYGLPQSPSSISSLPSHPPLLNGLDYAMDGSLGLVAHGAQGVSQTLRAMAGGGPTSDISTGSSVGYPDFPTSPASWLDDMDHPPF